One Gammaproteobacteria bacterium DNA segment encodes these proteins:
- the queE gene encoding 7-carboxy-7-deazaguanine synthase QueE, with protein MAEHRPRPEERVRITEIFFSLQGESSSVGIPTTFVRLTGCPLRCGYCDTAYAFGGGQWMTMEAILEVVARHPTHHITVTGGEPLAQERCHALLRRLCDAGYRVSLETSGALPVERVDPRVVKVMDLKTPGSGEVGRNRYDNVDHLDPNDEVKFVICDRTDYEWARGQLAHLGLRDRCGILFSPCAGRQDPAELARWILEDGLPVRFQMQLHKLLWGDEPGR; from the coding sequence ATGGCGGAGCATAGGCCGCGGCCGGAGGAGCGAGTCAGGATCACCGAGATCTTCTTCTCCCTCCAGGGGGAGAGCAGCAGCGTGGGGATCCCCACCACCTTCGTGCGCCTCACCGGCTGCCCTTTGCGCTGCGGCTACTGCGACACCGCCTACGCCTTCGGCGGCGGCCAGTGGATGACCATGGAGGCCATCCTCGAGGTCGTCGCCCGCCATCCCACGCACCACATCACCGTGACCGGCGGGGAACCCCTGGCCCAGGAGCGCTGCCATGCCCTGTTGCGCCGCCTGTGCGACGCCGGTTACCGGGTGTCTCTCGAGACCAGCGGCGCCCTGCCCGTGGAGCGCGTCGACCCCCGGGTGGTGAAGGTAATGGACCTCAAGACCCCGGGCTCGGGGGAGGTGGGGCGCAACCGTTACGACAACGTGGACCATCTGGACCCCAACGACGAGGTGAAATTCGTCATCTGTGACCGCACCGACTACGAATGGGCGCGGGGGCAGCTGGCACACCTCGGGCTCCGCGACCGTTGCGGCATCCTGTTCTCGCCCTGCGCCGGGCGCCAGGACCCTGCCGAACTGGCGCGCTGGATCCTCGAGGATGGGCTGCCGGTGCGCTTCCAGATGCAGCTCCACAAGCTGTTGTGGGGCGACGAGCCCGGCCGATGA
- the queC gene encoding 7-cyano-7-deazaguanine synthase QueC encodes MNDPAGTARAVVLLSGGLDSATCLAVARDAGFACYALSVDYGQRHDAELAAARRVAAALGVVRHQVFAVDLRPMGGSALTDPAMAVPEAPGEGIPQTYVPARNTLLLSLALGWAEVLGARHIYIGVNAVDYSGYPDCRPEFIRAFEATANLGTRAGVEGDGFTIATPLIEMPKHDIIRLGRSLGVDYGLTVSCYQADDAGRACGRCDACRLRATGFERAGGPDPTRYQA; translated from the coding sequence ATGAACGACCCGGCCGGGACAGCGCGGGCAGTGGTGCTGCTGTCCGGCGGGCTGGACTCCGCCACCTGTCTGGCGGTGGCCCGGGACGCCGGCTTCGCCTGTTACGCCCTCAGCGTCGACTACGGCCAGCGCCACGACGCCGAGCTGGCGGCGGCACGGCGGGTGGCGGCGGCCCTGGGGGTGGTGCGCCATCAGGTGTTCGCGGTGGATCTGCGCCCCATGGGCGGCTCGGCCCTCACGGATCCCGCCATGGCCGTGCCCGAGGCCCCCGGGGAGGGGATCCCCCAGACCTACGTGCCGGCCCGCAACACCCTGCTGCTGTCCCTGGCCCTGGGCTGGGCGGAAGTGCTGGGGGCGCGCCACATCTACATCGGCGTCAACGCGGTGGACTATTCCGGCTATCCCGACTGCCGGCCCGAGTTCATCCGCGCCTTCGAGGCCACCGCCAACCTGGGGACCCGGGCCGGGGTGGAGGGCGATGGCTTCACCATCGCCACGCCCCTCATCGAGATGCCCAAGCATGACATCATCCGCCTCGGCCGCAGTCTCGGCGTGGACTACGGCCTCACGGTGTCCTGCTACCAGGCCGATGACGCGGGGCGGGCCTGCGGGCGTTGCGACGCCTGTCGCCTGCGGGCCACCGGCTTCGAGCGCGCCGGCGGCCCCGATCCCACCCGCTACCAGGCCTGA
- the rapZ gene encoding RNase adapter RapZ, with product MRLVVISGLSGAGKSVALHTLEDLGFYCTDNLPANLLPEFTRQLLRFRDGFYERAAVGIDARSPAEDLRRFPTELEQLKALGVEVDVVFLEAEDDILIKRFSETRRRHPLTVEGLSLAEAIREERLLLEHFADSANLRLDTSRTTLYQLRDLIKNRVGGTAGASLSLLFQSFGFKHGVPRDADFVFDLRCLPNPYWEPRLRQLTGRQQPVVDFLEAEPMVAQMEGDIEAFIRRWLGRFESGNRAYLTVALGCTGGQHRSVYMAERLAAALQAERGPAVLVRHRELAEVPDQAW from the coding sequence GAGCGTGGCCTTGCATACCCTGGAAGACCTTGGTTTCTACTGCACCGACAACCTCCCCGCCAACCTGCTGCCGGAGTTCACCCGCCAGCTGCTGCGCTTCCGGGACGGCTTCTACGAGCGCGCCGCGGTGGGCATCGATGCCCGCAGTCCGGCGGAGGATCTGCGTCGCTTCCCCACTGAACTGGAACAGCTCAAGGCCCTCGGGGTGGAGGTGGACGTGGTGTTCCTGGAGGCCGAGGACGACATCCTCATCAAGCGCTTCAGCGAGACCCGCCGCCGCCATCCTCTCACCGTCGAGGGCCTGTCCCTGGCCGAGGCCATCCGGGAGGAACGGCTGTTGCTGGAGCACTTCGCCGACAGCGCCAATCTGCGTCTCGACACCAGCCGCACCACCCTCTACCAGCTGCGCGACCTCATCAAGAACCGCGTGGGGGGCACGGCGGGGGCCTCCCTGTCCCTGTTGTTCCAGTCCTTCGGCTTCAAGCACGGAGTGCCGCGGGATGCGGACTTCGTGTTCGACCTGCGGTGCCTGCCCAACCCCTACTGGGAGCCGCGGCTGCGCCAGCTCACCGGGCGCCAGCAGCCGGTCGTCGACTTCCTGGAGGCCGAGCCCATGGTCGCCCAAATGGAGGGCGACATCGAGGCCTTCATCCGCCGTTGGCTGGGGCGCTTCGAGTCCGGCAACCGGGCCTACCTCACCGTCGCCCTGGGCTGCACCGGCGGCCAGCATCGCTCGGTGTACATGGCCGAACGTCTCGCCGCGGCCCTCCAGGCGGAGCGCGGCCCGGCGGTGCTGGTGCGCCACCGGGAGCTCGCGGAGGTCCCCGATCAGGCCTGGTAG